From Nitrospirota bacterium, a single genomic window includes:
- a CDS encoding CBS domain-containing protein, translating into MEVITSHTNADFDALASMVAARKLYPEAKLVFPGSQEKSMRDFFLESAFYAMEVERLRNVDVGQVSRLIVVDNRNPARLGKLSDALKRPGISIHIYDHHPAAEGDLRGEVEVIEAVGATTTIMVELLQAKNLPIEPLEATIFALGIYEETGSLTYASTTERDARAAGLLISLGAQLNIVADFVSRELPREQLSLLRDLMGAATSYDINGVHVVIAAMATSTYVPDLANLAHKIRDRESLDVLFLVVQMGDKTHLIGRSRIGKVNVGLALSELGGGGHATAASAVAREMTYLQARERLIDILKHHIQPGPMVREIMTAPVKTIPAESTLEEAGGAMTRFSVNVLPVLQEGQYQGIITREIVQKALIHGLGRQKVGEFMTTGGPVASPEMLVGQVERIMIEEHQRFLPVMDHSGSLVGAVTRTDLLRSLHEERLSGARETDETDIRSVRNVKHLIEERLPAGVGRVLRAVGEVADASGFPVYLVGGIVRDLFLHVANLDIDIVVEGDGITFAGMLVAKMGGRMKTHLKFGTAVVVLPDGVKIDIATARLEYYASPAALPTVELSSIKKDLYRRDFTINTLAVRLNRKRFGELIDFFSGLRDIKDKTIRVLHSLSFVEDPTRVLRAIRFEQRFDFRLSKHTQNLIKSAVNLKLFHRLSGDRITSELQLLFSETDPARVLKRMSDFDLLKFIHPGLKASAETERLFGQIGEAFTWFRMLYLDGVRADKWFVYFLGLLDRLKDATADEILDRLSIPARTRERVRQAREKYRDVLYVFYKEQDLRPSALYHLLSPLDIEALLLMMAKAKQEEARKYISLYLTRLREVKVTLTGDDLKAIGIPPGPRYRRLLAELLDARLDGLVKTRDEEINFIKTRSKGTSPLTNR; encoded by the coding sequence ATGGAAGTGATCACCAGCCATACTAACGCGGATTTCGACGCCCTGGCGTCGATGGTCGCCGCGAGGAAGCTTTATCCCGAGGCCAAGCTCGTGTTTCCCGGCTCGCAGGAGAAGAGCATGAGGGATTTTTTCCTGGAGTCTGCGTTCTATGCCATGGAAGTGGAGCGTCTCCGGAACGTGGATGTCGGGCAGGTCTCAAGGCTCATCGTCGTGGATAACCGGAACCCGGCCCGCCTGGGCAAGCTGTCCGATGCCTTGAAGCGGCCTGGCATCAGCATCCATATCTATGATCATCATCCGGCGGCGGAAGGGGACCTGCGCGGCGAGGTGGAGGTTATTGAGGCCGTCGGAGCGACGACTACCATCATGGTCGAACTGCTCCAGGCGAAGAACCTCCCGATCGAGCCGCTGGAAGCGACAATTTTTGCGCTCGGCATTTACGAGGAAACGGGCTCCCTGACCTATGCGTCGACGACCGAGCGCGACGCCCGGGCTGCGGGCCTCCTCATTTCCCTCGGAGCCCAGCTCAATATCGTTGCTGATTTCGTCAGCCGCGAATTGCCCCGCGAGCAGTTATCCCTCCTCAGGGACCTCATGGGTGCAGCCACGAGCTATGACATCAACGGGGTCCACGTGGTGATTGCCGCCATGGCGACTTCGACCTACGTACCGGACCTTGCCAACCTCGCCCACAAGATCCGGGACCGCGAAAGCCTCGATGTCCTGTTCCTCGTCGTCCAGATGGGCGATAAGACACACCTGATCGGCCGGTCGCGCATCGGGAAGGTGAACGTCGGCCTGGCGCTGTCGGAACTGGGCGGAGGAGGACACGCCACGGCCGCATCGGCCGTCGCCCGGGAGATGACCTACCTGCAGGCGCGGGAGCGTCTGATCGACATCCTGAAGCATCACATCCAGCCGGGCCCCATGGTCAGGGAGATCATGACCGCGCCGGTCAAGACGATCCCGGCAGAGAGCACCCTGGAGGAGGCCGGGGGAGCAATGACCAGGTTCAGCGTCAATGTCCTTCCCGTGCTGCAGGAGGGACAGTACCAGGGGATCATCACGCGGGAGATCGTCCAGAAGGCGCTTATCCACGGCCTGGGGAGGCAGAAAGTCGGAGAGTTCATGACTACGGGCGGTCCGGTCGCTTCACCGGAAATGCTGGTGGGCCAGGTCGAGCGCATCATGATCGAAGAGCACCAGCGCTTTCTTCCCGTGATGGACCACAGCGGGAGCCTGGTCGGCGCCGTCACCCGCACGGACCTGCTCCGCTCTCTTCACGAGGAGCGGCTGTCCGGGGCGCGGGAGACGGACGAAACGGATATCCGGTCCGTCCGGAACGTGAAGCATCTCATCGAGGAGCGGCTGCCGGCCGGTGTCGGCAGGGTGCTGAGGGCCGTGGGGGAAGTGGCCGACGCGTCCGGCTTTCCCGTGTATCTCGTAGGCGGCATCGTGCGCGATCTGTTCCTGCACGTCGCCAACCTGGACATCGACATCGTCGTGGAAGGCGACGGCATAACCTTCGCCGGCATGCTGGTCGCGAAGATGGGCGGCAGGATGAAGACCCATCTCAAGTTCGGCACGGCCGTGGTCGTTCTGCCCGACGGCGTCAAGATCGACATTGCTACGGCGCGGCTCGAGTATTACGCTTCGCCGGCCGCGCTGCCGACCGTGGAACTGTCATCCATCAAGAAAGACCTGTACCGGCGCGATTTCACCATCAATACCCTTGCGGTACGGCTGAACCGGAAGCGCTTCGGCGAACTGATCGATTTTTTCAGCGGCCTGCGCGACATCAAGGACAAGACCATTCGCGTGCTGCACAGCCTCTCGTTCGTAGAGGACCCCACCCGCGTGCTCCGCGCGATCCGCTTCGAACAGCGCTTCGATTTCCGGCTGAGCAAGCATACGCAGAACCTGATCAAGAGCGCCGTGAACCTGAAGCTCTTTCACCGGTTGAGCGGCGATCGCATCACCAGCGAGCTGCAACTGCTTTTCTCCGAAACGGACCCGGCCCGGGTGCTCAAGCGAATGAGCGATTTCGACCTGCTGAAGTTCATTCACCCCGGCCTGAAGGCGTCGGCGGAGACCGAGCGCCTTTTCGGGCAGATCGGCGAGGCGTTCACCTGGTTCCGGATGCTGTATCTTGACGGGGTGAGGGCGGATAAATGGTTCGTCTATTTTCTGGGTCTCCTGGACCGGCTCAAAGACGCGACTGCCGACGAGATTCTGGATCGCCTGTCGATTCCCGCCAGGACCCGGGAGCGAGTACGCCAGGCCCGGGAGAAGTACCGGGACGTCCTCTATGTGTTTTACAAGGAGCAGGATCTCCGGCCGAGCGCGCTCTACCATCTCCTGTCGCCGCTCGACATCGAAGCACTCCTCCTGATGATGGCCAAGGCCAAGCAGGAGGAAGCGCGTAAGTACATCTCGCTCTATCTCACCCGCCTGAGGGAGGTAAAGGTGACGCTGACCGGGGACGACCTCAAGGCGATCGGGATCCCTCCCGGTCCCCGGTACCGCAGGCTCCTGGCCGAGCTGCTCGATGCACGGCTCGACGGACTCGTGAAGACCCGCGATGAAGAAATCAATTTCATAAAAACCAGGTCAAAGGGCACGTCGCCCTTGACGAACCGTTAA
- the xerD gene encoding site-specific tyrosine recombinase XerD, with amino-acid sequence MDPAILKKFLAYLSVEKGLSRNTIQSYRNDLTRYLGRLKDKPPDEIRQSDILSHLAALSSLGISPASSARNLAAIRGFHKYLLIDGLAATDPTINLETPRGWKRLPGSLSMADVESLLNQPDPNTPLGLRDKAMMELLYATGLRVSELVGLKRGDINLERGFLIVMGKGSKERAVPLGEHAAGWIREYLDRARASLLKGSEAGELFVSLRRRGITRQMFWERIKLYAVKAGIRTSISPHTLRHSFATHLLDNGADLRAVQAMLGHSDISTTQIYTHVSRDRLRKIHEKYHPRG; translated from the coding sequence ATGGATCCCGCAATCCTGAAAAAATTTCTGGCCTATCTTTCCGTTGAAAAAGGCCTTTCCCGGAATACCATCCAGTCCTATCGGAACGACCTGACGCGATATCTGGGCAGGCTGAAGGACAAGCCGCCGGACGAAATCCGGCAGTCGGACATCCTCTCGCATCTGGCTGCGCTGTCCTCGCTGGGAATATCCCCGGCATCATCGGCAAGGAATCTTGCCGCGATCAGGGGCTTTCACAAGTATCTGCTGATAGACGGGCTGGCTGCGACCGACCCGACGATCAACCTGGAAACGCCGCGGGGCTGGAAACGCCTCCCCGGGTCGCTCTCGATGGCCGATGTGGAATCGCTTCTGAACCAGCCCGACCCGAACACTCCCCTCGGCCTCCGGGACAAGGCGATGATGGAGCTTCTGTACGCAACGGGCCTGCGCGTGAGCGAACTCGTCGGGCTGAAACGGGGGGACATCAATCTGGAGCGCGGCTTTCTGATCGTCATGGGCAAGGGATCGAAAGAGCGCGCAGTGCCCCTGGGTGAGCACGCGGCCGGCTGGATCAGGGAATACCTCGACCGGGCCAGAGCCTCACTGCTCAAGGGCTCGGAAGCAGGCGAGTTGTTCGTCAGCCTGAGGCGCCGGGGTATAACCCGGCAGATGTTCTGGGAGAGGATCAAGCTCTATGCCGTGAAAGCGGGGATCCGCACGAGCATCTCTCCCCATACGCTCCGCCATTCGTTTGCCACGCACCTGCTGGACAATGGCGCCGATCTCCGCGCGGTTCAGGCCATGCTGGGGCACTCCGATATTTCAACGACGCAGATCTATACCCATGTCTCCCGGGACCGGCTCAGGAAGATTCACGAAAAATATCATCCGAGAGGGTAA
- a CDS encoding sigma-54 dependent transcriptional regulator codes for MAQKILVIDDEKLIRWTLEQHLVKEGYEVATVDSAEKGMQIIADDPPDLVLLDNRLPEMTGLELLEKLHVQDRGLMVIMITAYGMVETAVKAMKFGAYDYISKPFNLDEITFVIRKALEAGSLRSQVKQLRKEQLAQVDTLIGDSEEMVKVKSLILKIAKSDATTVLIQGESGTGKELVAKAIHYGSARSDKPFMAINCAALPVTLLETELMGHEKGAFTDAKTAKKGLFELADGGTVFLDEIGDMHMSMQAKLLRMLEEKTFKRVGGVKDIKVDVRLISATNQELARAMNEGRFRKDLYYRLQVVPIYLPPLRDRGKDIQLLANHFLEHFNRECHKNIARISPEAEQIMMNYPWPGNVRELKNVIERAMILDIDGEIEPENLSQEVLERSPFLNNTQPSMPVSLDGFVIPESGLSLEDVENALVRKALEMSGGNQTKAANLLRMPRDAFRRRMKRFGVM; via the coding sequence ATGGCGCAGAAGATACTGGTCATAGACGACGAAAAACTGATCCGGTGGACGCTCGAACAGCATCTGGTGAAAGAGGGCTATGAGGTGGCGACTGTGGATTCGGCCGAAAAGGGCATGCAGATCATCGCCGATGATCCGCCCGACCTGGTCCTCCTCGATAACAGGCTTCCGGAAATGACCGGCCTTGAGCTCCTCGAGAAGCTGCACGTGCAGGATCGGGGGCTCATGGTGATCATGATCACCGCCTACGGAATGGTGGAAACGGCGGTCAAGGCCATGAAGTTCGGGGCATACGACTATATCAGCAAGCCCTTCAACCTTGATGAGATCACCTTCGTCATCAGGAAGGCGCTCGAAGCGGGCTCGCTCAGGAGCCAGGTGAAACAGCTGCGCAAGGAACAGCTGGCGCAGGTGGATACGCTCATCGGGGACAGCGAAGAGATGGTCAAGGTGAAGAGCCTGATCCTGAAGATCGCCAAGAGCGATGCGACGACGGTACTGATCCAGGGCGAAAGCGGCACGGGAAAAGAGCTGGTTGCCAAGGCGATTCACTACGGCAGCGCGCGAAGCGACAAGCCGTTCATGGCTATCAATTGCGCCGCCCTCCCGGTCACCCTGCTCGAAACCGAGTTGATGGGACATGAAAAAGGCGCGTTCACCGACGCAAAAACGGCCAAGAAGGGGCTGTTCGAACTGGCAGACGGCGGTACGGTGTTCCTGGATGAGATCGGCGACATGCACATGAGCATGCAGGCCAAGCTGCTCCGCATGCTCGAGGAAAAGACCTTCAAGCGCGTAGGCGGCGTGAAGGACATCAAGGTGGATGTGAGGCTCATCTCGGCAACGAATCAGGAGCTTGCGAGGGCGATGAACGAGGGCCGGTTCCGGAAGGACCTGTATTACCGCCTCCAGGTTGTCCCGATCTATCTGCCGCCGCTGCGGGACCGCGGAAAAGATATCCAACTGCTGGCAAACCACTTTCTCGAGCATTTCAACCGCGAATGCCATAAGAACATCGCGAGGATTTCCCCGGAGGCGGAGCAGATCATGATGAACTATCCCTGGCCGGGAAACGTCCGGGAGCTGAAAAATGTGATCGAGCGGGCAATGATCCTGGACATCGACGGGGAGATCGAGCCCGAGAATTTGTCGCAGGAGGTTCTGGAGCGGTCTCCCTTCCTGAACAATACTCAGCCCAGCATGCCGGTTTCGCTCGATGGTTTCGTTATTCCCGAGTCCGGACTTTCCCTTGAAGACGTGGAAAATGCACTCGTCAGGAAAGCGCTCGAAATGTCCGGAGGCAATCAGACCAAGGCAGCCAATTTGCTCAGGATGCCGCGGGATGCCTTCCGGAGAAGGATGAAGCGTTTCGGGGTGATGTAG
- a CDS encoding ATP-binding protein, whose product MRIVSSLRSKIIIWVSAILAVTIGLGTWINIQYQQAHMEDALEDNVLVISNTIERSLANAMLEGKSKEVQHILEAVGGYHNIREVKIFSPNGVILKSSKRWMIGRKVEAATQKWFLADLFKKPIKRRDEGIFSVLFPIVNDERCFHCHGSKVKLNGILAVDVSMEQTQQKVGELSKTMFLWALGVTAVLAISLSLFLTRFVTDPIQELIATMERAESGLEARVDVRSTDDIGRLGEAFNSLLAKLERARRRVERYHYEQMKRADRLASIGEMAAGIAHEIKNPLAGIAGVIQVLKKDMLAADPKRPVLDEVLSQVERMDKAVRNLLSFARPPEPKMTLVDINELIGKLLDFLAPQFAKYSITSERRLAAGLPWLTLDPDLVQQAMINIAMNAIQAMPEGGKFTVETRSTKPSGETPGVVELSFSDSGKGISMENLSRIFNPFFTTRQQGTGLGLSITQRIIEQHNGEIAVTSAPGKGANFLIRFPYPPGIKS is encoded by the coding sequence GTGAGGATCGTATCGAGCCTCAGAAGCAAGATCATCATCTGGGTTTCGGCCATTCTCGCGGTGACCATCGGCCTCGGCACGTGGATCAATATCCAGTACCAGCAGGCCCACATGGAAGACGCTCTCGAAGACAATGTCCTGGTCATATCCAACACCATTGAGCGCAGCCTGGCAAATGCCATGCTCGAGGGCAAGAGCAAAGAGGTGCAGCACATCCTGGAAGCCGTCGGCGGGTATCACAACATCCGTGAGGTGAAGATATTCAGCCCCAACGGCGTGATCCTCAAATCGTCGAAACGGTGGATGATCGGCAGGAAGGTTGAAGCCGCGACACAGAAATGGTTCCTGGCCGACCTGTTCAAGAAGCCCATCAAGAGGCGGGATGAGGGTATCTTCTCGGTCCTCTTCCCCATCGTGAACGACGAGCGCTGTTTTCACTGTCATGGTTCAAAGGTCAAGCTCAACGGGATCCTTGCTGTTGACGTCTCGATGGAACAGACCCAGCAGAAGGTCGGTGAATTGAGCAAGACCATGTTCCTCTGGGCCCTTGGGGTCACCGCCGTGCTCGCCATCTCCCTGTCGCTGTTCCTGACCCGCTTCGTGACAGACCCGATCCAGGAACTGATCGCGACGATGGAGCGGGCGGAAAGCGGCCTTGAAGCCCGGGTGGATGTGAGGAGCACCGACGATATCGGCAGGCTGGGCGAAGCCTTCAATTCGCTCCTGGCAAAGCTCGAACGTGCACGCCGGCGCGTTGAACGGTACCATTACGAACAGATGAAGCGGGCCGACCGTCTCGCTTCCATCGGCGAGATGGCGGCGGGAATCGCCCACGAGATCAAGAATCCCCTGGCGGGCATCGCAGGCGTGATCCAGGTCCTGAAAAAGGACATGCTGGCCGCCGACCCAAAGCGTCCGGTTCTCGATGAAGTGCTCTCCCAGGTGGAACGGATGGACAAGGCGGTCCGGAACCTGCTCTCCTTCGCCAGGCCTCCGGAGCCGAAGATGACCCTTGTGGATATCAATGAGCTTATCGGTAAACTCCTCGACTTCCTCGCACCGCAGTTCGCCAAGTATTCCATCACCTCGGAACGGAGGCTTGCCGCCGGACTGCCCTGGCTCACCCTCGACCCCGATCTTGTCCAGCAGGCGATGATCAACATTGCAATGAACGCGATCCAAGCTATGCCGGAGGGCGGGAAATTCACTGTGGAAACCCGTTCAACCAAGCCCTCGGGAGAGACGCCGGGCGTTGTAGAACTGTCTTTCAGCGACTCAGGCAAAGGCATATCCATGGAAAACCTGAGCAGGATCTTCAATCCCTTCTTTACCACACGGCAGCAGGGAACGGGCCTCGGGCTCTCCATTACCCAGCGCATCATCGAGCAGCACAACGGCGAAATAGCCGTCACCAGCGCTCCGGGAAAGGGAGCGAATTTCCTGATACGTTTTCCCTATCCTCCCGGCATCAAGTCATAA
- a CDS encoding dihydroorotate dehydrogenase encodes MKKIALTPPIDLSVDFAGIRLKNPVLTASGTFGYGEEFSDFVDLNLLGGVVVKGISLKPIKGNPPPRIWETPAGMLNAIGLENPGVDVFLAEKLPYLRKFDTAVIVNIFGSSPEEYVAVAERLDEAPGVSGIEVNISCPNVKAGGMAFGTDLRATSELLFAIRRATKLPLIAKLSPNVTDVTTFAKAAQDAGCDGLSLINTLLGMAIDVRCRRPRLANCTGGLSGPAIRPVAVRMVWQTARSVTLPIIGMGGIITGEDALEFMLAGAKAVAVGTANFVNPRATLDVIEGMAMILHEQGVSHVKDIIGKVNVG; translated from the coding sequence ATGAAAAAAATAGCGTTGACCCCCCCCATAGATCTCTCCGTCGACTTCGCCGGGATCAGGCTCAAGAACCCCGTGCTCACGGCCTCGGGAACGTTCGGCTACGGCGAGGAGTTCTCGGACTTCGTCGATCTGAATCTGCTCGGCGGCGTGGTCGTCAAGGGCATATCTCTGAAGCCCATCAAGGGGAACCCTCCTCCGCGGATATGGGAGACGCCTGCCGGGATGCTGAACGCCATCGGTCTCGAGAACCCGGGGGTGGACGTTTTCCTGGCGGAGAAGCTGCCCTATCTCAGGAAATTCGACACGGCTGTCATTGTCAATATATTCGGCTCCAGCCCCGAGGAGTACGTCGCCGTCGCAGAGCGCCTCGACGAAGCCCCGGGGGTCTCGGGCATCGAGGTCAATATCTCCTGCCCGAATGTCAAGGCCGGGGGGATGGCGTTCGGAACGGACCTCCGGGCCACGTCGGAACTGCTTTTCGCCATCCGCAGGGCAACGAAGCTGCCGCTCATCGCAAAGCTGTCGCCCAACGTGACGGACGTGACAACCTTTGCAAAGGCTGCTCAGGACGCGGGGTGTGACGGGCTTTCGCTCATCAATACGCTTTTGGGCATGGCGATCGACGTGCGCTGCAGAAGGCCCCGGCTCGCGAACTGCACCGGGGGGCTCTCGGGCCCGGCCATCAGGCCGGTCGCGGTCCGGATGGTATGGCAGACGGCGCGGTCGGTGACGCTTCCGATCATCGGAATGGGGGGCATCATCACGGGCGAGGACGCGCTTGAGTTCATGCTCGCAGGCGCAAAAGCGGTCGCGGTGGGAACGGCGAACTTCGTTAACCCGCGGGCAACGCTCGATGTCATCGAAGGCATGGCGATGATCCTCCACGAACAGGGGGTCTCCCACGTGAAGGATATCATCGGAAAGGTGAATGTCGGGTGA
- a CDS encoding dihydroorotate dehydrogenase electron transfer subunit has translation MPSNRLHQAQVVSNRPAGRGFYRLVLKAPDAAAVAVPGQFVMLRVTGNWDPLLGRPFGISSVLSKSRLEIVYRVVGRGTGFLAAVEDGFTLGMLGPLGNGFPMPGRGTVPVLLGGGSGFPPLHFLAQRTRSRSHFFIGSKNRECLPPAAIMKSFREVTERVHVATEDGSAGAKGMSTHILETFLSRTEKKSPLVIYACGPHAMLASVSRIAAEHAIPCYVSMEERMACGLGACMGCSIPQKSGGYKRACKEGPVFDAKEIDWSERIVLPVPHRK, from the coding sequence TTGCCTTCGAATAGGCTTCACCAGGCCCAGGTCGTTTCGAACCGTCCCGCAGGAAGAGGTTTTTACCGGCTTGTTCTGAAAGCGCCGGATGCGGCGGCGGTCGCGGTGCCCGGCCAGTTCGTGATGTTGAGGGTCACGGGTAACTGGGACCCGCTCCTTGGCCGGCCTTTCGGTATTTCCTCCGTTCTCTCGAAATCAAGACTCGAAATCGTGTACCGCGTAGTTGGACGGGGCACCGGTTTTCTCGCGGCCGTCGAAGACGGCTTCACCCTCGGCATGCTGGGCCCTCTCGGGAACGGCTTCCCGATGCCGGGCAGGGGCACGGTGCCGGTCCTGCTCGGCGGCGGAAGCGGTTTTCCTCCTCTTCACTTTCTTGCACAACGTACACGCTCCCGTTCGCACTTTTTCATCGGTTCGAAAAACCGCGAATGTCTTCCCCCGGCCGCCATCATGAAGAGTTTCCGGGAGGTCACGGAACGGGTGCACGTTGCCACCGAGGACGGAAGCGCGGGAGCGAAGGGAATGTCAACGCACATCCTGGAGACCTTCCTGTCCCGGACGGAAAAAAAGTCCCCCCTCGTGATCTATGCCTGCGGACCCCACGCGATGCTGGCCTCCGTCAGCAGGATCGCAGCCGAACATGCGATCCCCTGTTATGTGTCCATGGAGGAGCGTATGGCCTGCGGCCTGGGCGCCTGCATGGGATGCTCGATCCCGCAGAAGTCCGGCGGCTATAAACGGGCCTGCAAGGAAGGTCCTGTGTTCGATGCGAAAGAGATCGATTGGAGCGAACGCATTGTGCTGCCGGTCCCGCACCGTAAATAG
- the greA gene encoding transcription elongation factor GreA: MTQKIPMTKGGYDKLKQELDRIIKVERPKNIRDIEEARAHGDLSENAEFHAAKERQGHLDAKKRELEHKLSHAQIIDVSKLTNEKVVFGSTVTLSDTESGDLKKYTLVGQEEADLKQGKISIQSPVGKALIGHKVGDVVTIKTPAKTVEFEIQEIQIAFE; this comes from the coding sequence ATGACCCAGAAGATCCCCATGACCAAAGGAGGCTACGACAAGCTCAAGCAGGAGCTCGACCGCATCATCAAGGTCGAGCGGCCAAAGAACATCAGGGACATCGAGGAAGCCCGGGCGCACGGCGATCTGTCTGAAAATGCCGAATTTCATGCGGCCAAGGAGCGGCAGGGGCACCTCGACGCAAAGAAGCGCGAGCTCGAGCATAAACTCTCCCATGCGCAGATCATCGATGTGTCCAAGCTTACCAATGAAAAGGTCGTATTCGGATCGACGGTAACGCTGTCGGACACGGAATCGGGCGATCTGAAAAAGTACACCCTCGTCGGCCAGGAGGAGGCGGACCTGAAACAAGGGAAGATTTCGATTCAGTCCCCCGTTGGCAAGGCGCTCATCGGGCATAAGGTAGGCGATGTGGTCACGATCAAGACACCGGCCAAGACCGTGGAGTTCGAGATACAGGAGATCCAGATTGCCTTCGAATAG